Sequence from the Armatimonadota bacterium genome:
TCTGCACACCTAATCGGAGGTGAGTGCCGTGGTCTCAGCGGTGGTGCTGCTCAAGACCAGTCCTGGCCAGGCCCGCAAGGCGGCGATTGCCATCCGGAAGATCAGGGGTGTCCGGGAGGTGCACGTCGTTACCGGCCCCTACGACATCATCTGCACGACCGAGGCGGGCGACATGGCGGCGCTCGCCGACACGGTGATCTCCAGGATCCAGCGGACCGCGGGCGTGACCGACTCGCTCACCTGCCTGGTCGTGTAGTGGGGCGGCGCCGGGAA
This genomic interval carries:
- a CDS encoding Lrp/AsnC family transcriptional regulator; translated protein: MSAVVSAVVLLKTSPGQARKAAIAIRKIRGVREVHVVTGPYDIICTTEAGDMAALADTVISRIQRTAGVTDSLTCLVV